The genome window ATAGTTATTGAGTTGATTTTAGGCTATAGATGTGGAAACATGTGGGAGAAGATGGTGCAACTTTTTACTGTACTGATAACTGATGCATGACAACTAGAATCTTTACCATGTTGGACACAAAGCTGTCACTGTTCTTACTCGCTGCCATTAGTGTCTTCAGAATGAAGACTACAAACCAGCAAGGCAGCAACATGTCATCTGATGAGATTACGAGGAAAAAGTGGTACATATATCGAATATAAGGAAACCAAAAGCTGATATGAGTGGAAGTAAGCACTCGAATCACTGCAGAGTGGGAGAATATGAGGTTTGAGAGAAGCTTCAGTAGGGATGGAACCATATGCTGCAAGATGCGGAAGCTTATAAGGATGAAGAGAGAAGGAAGACGAACCCTTTGGGCGTAGGAGGCCGGCATGAGCGACCGGAGCACCGCGAGGTACTCGTTCATCAGCTTCCGCCGGTTGCGCTCCACCGCAATGTGAGTCAtcctctggttctccacctcttcCTTGTTCTTGAATCTCTTAACCCGCCGCCTCTTCCGCCGGCCTGCCACCGCCTCTTGGAAAACAGCAGCCGCGCCGAGTTCCTCCCCGGTCTTCTTCGGCGCCGGCGACGATGGTTTCACATCCCAATCGTCGGGGTTTTGCGCTATGGTGGAGCAACAAGTGTCCCAATTACACCCACGCTTTCCATCAACCACCTCCCGACcttcgccgccgccaccaccacctatCTCGCACTCTATCAggactctcttctcctcctcttgcaACGGACCAGCACCAAAGTCATAGCGCCATGCTGCACCTCCCATGTTGTGAATCTCCTTCATGGCGAAGCCGTGTTGGAACACCGCAGCTTCCAGCGCCATTTTCTTTCTGTAAATTAGCTATCTACGGACACCCACTCCAAGGAAACCTCAGACATAAACAAACACATGAAGACCAAACTCGCTTTTCTTGCGTGGGGGAGAGGAAGAAGCTGCTTAGGGGAGTCTTAAAGGCCTCAGCGCAAGCAAAACAACAAGACAAGGTTGCCATATGAGGCCAAGAAGCGCAAGTAACAAGTAACATGGTGGTGAGTTGGGCTAGAGTGTTCCTTTGTTTGTGTTAAGGTGGTGGGAGAGGGCTATTACGAACATGTATTATAAGTTTGCCATGGCCAAAGATGAGAGGAAAGGGTGAGGGAAAAGGCTGCCATGAAAAAGAGGTGGCACGCAACAGGAGCTCAGATGCTCTGCGTGCCTCGATATCGAGACTTGGGAGTGACAGCCAAGTGTGAGGCAGCATGGTTCTTGCTGGGGCCAAGGGGCCATGTGATCACCATGCCCACCTTTGTCCCTCTGCAATCTCATCTGCCATAAAGCCTGAACTGATATTTTTCCTAGATTTCTGCCACTCTCAGATCATACATTTCTTCAAATTTCTTTCGACGCAATGTATCAGATCTACTGTTTCATGTTCTGTCAGTCCTTCTACGTTGCTTGGGAGTTTGGATCACGGAGGAGGGAATCAAATGCGGGATAGTACAAAACATCATAGTATAGGGGTTTCTGCTCTCGGGCGTCAGAGGAGATCGGAAGGTCAGCTCTAACTTCGTAGTTCACTGTTGACGCTTTGATTACTGGAACGTAGCACATAGCATTTCTCCGAGAAGATTCACCTCGAACAACAGGGGAGCATGATCATTGTGTTCACTACACTGTCAAACTTAATCATGCCCAAGAATGCAGAAATGTCTTCAATCGATTCCATCAGACAAGATTCCAATCAggcttctggcttctgtctcaagCGATATTATATTACTGACACTGAAGTGGGGGTGTGTGTTGGGTATCAAGCAATTATTCCAAGATGTGGTTGTCTGACAAGTAATTCCACGCTGCTTGTGGATCCTGTTCATGGGGGTGTTCATCTCAGTGAGTCCTAGAAATGGAGACTTGGTGTGGGGATTCTGTGCGACAAATGGGTGGACCAATATGCATCAAATCATCTCATCTGGCTATCCTTGGTCGCAGGCTAGAAAGAGATTGGTTTGCATTTCACTTTCATCAGCTCTGCTGTGATATTTCCGCATCGTCTGCTCATGTGTTGTCTGcaagaaattatgattctttcGCTGTATGATCACCTGACAAGCTAGAGGAGGACGTATATGTGATCAAGAGATAGGCAGCTGTGAAAGTGCTCCTACTGCTCTGCCATAGCCCAAAATGATGGATGCTATGAGTTGGAGTAGATTCTGAAACAAAGTGTTTTAAGAGTTGTTAGAACAATGCAAAATCCATGGTTCATTCTCTATGCTATGTTTCTGAGGCTGCAACTCATGAAATCTTATAGCCAAATCCAAAGATGCATCTCAGGCTTTACGATGCTGAAACAATTGGATGTCAAATTATGGGAAGAACGCAAAGTGGGGTCTCAAAGGACTCGAAGAGTTTTTGGTGTTGAAGCTGCAGCAACTTGTCATCGTTACCTTTACCAAATGACTTGTGTGTAGAAAGGAACAGTCTCTCCCCTTCCATGAGATCTGCCATTGCCGATTCATCTTGACATGCATGCAAGTGATTTCATTTGCTCATGTATCAACCTATAGATGATGTTATGTATTCTTCTATGagcaagatgaagaagaagaagaacaaaagctCAATGATGATTTGATCATACGTACCTTGGTCATGGGGAAGCCCTGAAGACCCATGTGGGTGTGGAATATTGAAGCTGTCATGTTATTATCAGAGCAGCAGGAGGCAGATCAAAGCTTTGTCTCTTCTTGTATGACAACCCTTCCCATCGTGACAACACAGACTCTTCATATCCACAGTGGATTGCAGGGATTCACCTCTGTGGTGTACATGTAAAGCATCACAGAAAAATGTTATGCAACACTCAATTCATTCAACATTCACCCATTATTCTTTTACCATTTAgtctgaaaaaaaaaaggataatatgAATAGCCACTGCATTTTATATAAGTAGAAGATCCAAGAAGCATCAATAAATAAAAGAATTCACAGTGTCAAGAATGCATGAACTTAGATTTATAATGCAATCGCATCCACCAAAAAGTCAAAGAGAATCCCCATACATTGGTCCTGTGTATGTATCCGATCGATAAAAACCAGAATCCAATCCATGGAGTGATTGATTTAAGCTACATAGAAAGAGACCTGACACTCAACAGGAAGAGTCTACCTTCAACAAAAAGTTCTTTGCCTTTTTCCTTTTCTGTACTTCCCTTCATTGTAGATTTCTTTGAAGCATTTAGGTCCACActaccaagaaaaaaaaagaaaaaggttaacAACAAGCAAGGATTTATATGGATAAACTAAATTTAGGATTTACCCAAACTCACTATATGATGCACCATATAATCAGCCTAAAAGGCTCATATGTTTCTACTTTTGGATTATTCGAATCTTCGTTAATTTAAATATCGGATGATTTATTATGCGATACATCCTAACTTCATTTTTGTATAATCATTTGtcgaatcttcttttttttttctttttctttttcatatctaGCTTGTGATAAGTTTGGAAACCAAACCCAAATCGGCTATCAAGTATAagataatcaaaatataaaataacaaataCTAAGATAAGAGTGGACATCCTTACGAGTACATAAATTTGTCATATCTTCGGATCGATAATGGATTTGTACATTGGTTATTCtaattagaaaaataataataaattggaTATAGAGACACTCAGAAGTATTCATTATATCATTCCAGAAGAAAGGAATCAATGGTGTCATTCCTATAGATCAATTTTTACATGCATGATTGATTACTCCTCTGAAAGGACTTTAATTATCATTCTGTGAACTTTGCTGCATCAAAATCAAAGGAATTGATTTTGAGAAATCTAGTACAATCAGGAGTCTTAGGATCCGGTTCTCGTAATGACAAACAAATAAATATATCAACAGGATCTGAGGACAACGATGTGGATGTTTGGGTGACAACAATGCA of Musa acuminata AAA Group cultivar baxijiao chromosome BXJ2-3, Cavendish_Baxijiao_AAA, whole genome shotgun sequence contains these proteins:
- the LOC135607035 gene encoding transcription factor bHLH94-like codes for the protein MALEAAVFQHGFAMKEIHNMGGAAWRYDFGAGPLQEEEKRVLIECEIGGGGGGEGREVVDGKRGCNWDTCCSTIAQNPDDWDVKPSSPAPKKTGEELGAAAVFQEAVAGRRKRRRVKRFKNKEEVENQRMTHIAVERNRRKLMNEYLAVLRSLMPASYAQRGDQASIVGGAINFVKELEHLVQSLEARKRIRGRSQAAPFADFFTFPQYSSSPSSTASDGSTGDAVADIEVTIFESHANIKIFSRWRPRQLLELVLGLQGLRLTTLHLNVTTVDEMVLYCFSLKVEDDCQCTSVDVIATAVHQIIVRVEAEAAQN